The following proteins are encoded in a genomic region of Synechococcus sp. ROS8604:
- a CDS encoding ATP phosphoribosyltransferase regulatory subunit, which yields MALQPATGARDLNPKQVQQNQHLREQLTMVYRHWGYDEVSPPQVERLDTLMAGGAIASHDVVRLVADDPLGLRPEMTASIARAACTRLKDRPRPLRLCACGTIFESRTAEEGGLCIEEKLHSGVELFGVKDLAAELELLTLLLEAMNALSLLGEHQPQLLIGHTSLMELVLAPFEPPIREEIRTCLIQYDRLGLEAMGLEASDLKRLLNLLDCRGTPQTILDLLGESFGSQPVLNDLKRLFLHLSPLAEQQSLTLQLDPTFHPHHELYDGLVFQLVCQGVSAPVVIARGGRYDGLVQRCGEGELNAGGVGFSFCLDDIRDLPGSSPEHVKRQSSILVCWSDDSTLEKALLKQTSWHAQGQVAQCDLRPCRNREEADQRLQPSGCNTIDWLSD from the coding sequence ATGGCCCTGCAACCCGCCACGGGCGCTCGAGATCTGAATCCGAAGCAGGTCCAACAGAATCAGCATTTGAGAGAACAGTTGACGATGGTCTATCGCCATTGGGGATACGACGAGGTGTCGCCCCCGCAGGTGGAACGGCTCGACACACTGATGGCCGGGGGTGCGATTGCCAGTCATGACGTCGTTCGACTTGTGGCCGATGACCCCCTGGGTCTTCGACCAGAGATGACAGCTTCCATTGCTAGAGCTGCCTGCACAAGACTCAAAGATCGACCGAGACCTCTACGGCTCTGTGCTTGCGGAACGATTTTCGAGAGTCGAACGGCTGAAGAGGGAGGACTGTGCATCGAGGAAAAACTGCACAGTGGTGTAGAGCTCTTTGGCGTTAAGGATCTGGCAGCAGAACTCGAACTTCTCACCTTGCTTCTAGAAGCGATGAATGCTCTCTCGCTGCTTGGCGAGCATCAACCCCAACTCTTGATTGGTCACACGTCCTTGATGGAATTGGTGTTGGCTCCTTTTGAACCTCCGATACGGGAAGAGATTCGCACTTGCTTAATTCAATACGACCGACTCGGACTCGAAGCCATGGGGCTGGAGGCGTCGGATCTCAAACGGTTGCTGAACTTACTGGACTGTCGAGGTACACCCCAGACCATTCTTGATCTTTTGGGAGAAAGTTTCGGGTCACAGCCAGTGCTCAATGACTTGAAACGATTGTTTCTGCATCTCAGTCCTCTCGCCGAACAACAATCGTTGACCCTTCAATTGGACCCAACCTTTCATCCGCATCATGAGCTGTATGACGGTTTGGTGTTTCAGTTGGTTTGCCAGGGGGTGTCTGCTCCCGTTGTGATTGCCCGCGGCGGGCGCTATGACGGCCTCGTGCAACGTTGTGGCGAAGGCGAGCTGAATGCTGGAGGAGTGGGCTTCAGTTTTTGCCTTGACGATATTCGTGATCTTCCTGGCTCTAGCCCCGAACATGTCAAGAGGCAATCCAGCATTTTAGTTTGCTGGAGCGATGATTCAACACTTGAAAAAGCTCTGTTGAAACAGACCAGCTGGCATGCCCAAGGACAAGTCGCCCAATGTGATCTCAGGCCTTGTCGAAATCGTGAAGAAGCCGATCAGCGTCTGCAACCCTCGGGGTGCAACACCATCGACTGGTTGTCTGATTAG
- a CDS encoding ferredoxin family protein: MAHTIVTDICEGVADCVDACPVACINPGAGKNKKGTDFYWIDFDTCIDCGICLQVCPVANAILPEERADLQTPG, translated from the coding sequence ATGGCACACACGATCGTCACCGATATCTGCGAGGGCGTTGCTGACTGTGTTGATGCTTGTCCTGTTGCCTGCATCAATCCAGGAGCTGGGAAAAATAAAAAAGGGACAGATTTTTATTGGATTGATTTTGATACGTGTATTGATTGCGGCATTTGCCTGCAGGTTTGCCCTGTAGCCAATGCCATCCTTCCTGAGGAGCGAGCGGATCTACAAACACCTGGTTGA
- a CDS encoding peroxiredoxin yields the protein MNRRSLLQTAVLGAGVFLLAPGRVSALGGQAPEIGIKAPDFDLPGFSSVHPEQTRWSLTNLQGRWLVVYFYPRDFTSGCTIEAHGFQDALPAFQKKGAEVVAISADSVSDHESFCSSEELKFPLLSDPDGLVSKAYGSWMAPYSMRHTFLIDPESVLRAVWTGVRPVGHAKEVLTRLNELQTG from the coding sequence ATGAATAGACGATCCCTCCTCCAGACTGCAGTTCTGGGGGCAGGGGTTTTTTTATTGGCTCCCGGCCGAGTCAGTGCATTGGGCGGTCAAGCTCCTGAGATCGGAATCAAAGCTCCCGATTTTGATCTTCCTGGTTTCAGCAGTGTTCATCCAGAGCAAACACGTTGGAGTTTGACCAACCTCCAAGGACGTTGGTTGGTGGTTTACTTCTATCCGAGGGATTTCACTTCTGGTTGCACCATCGAAGCTCATGGCTTTCAGGATGCGTTGCCTGCCTTTCAAAAGAAAGGGGCAGAGGTGGTTGCGATCAGTGCTGACTCCGTCAGCGATCACGAGTCGTTTTGTAGCTCTGAGGAGTTGAAATTTCCGTTGCTCTCCGATCCAGATGGCCTCGTGAGCAAAGCCTATGGGTCGTGGATGGCCCCATACTCGATGAGGCATACGTTTCTCATTGATCCTGAGTCTGTTCTTCGAGCTGTATGGACAGGAGTCCGTCCCGTCGGTCATGCCAAGGAGGTGCTAACGCGTCTCAATGAGTTACAGACTGGTTGA
- a CDS encoding ABC transporter ATP-binding protein, giving the protein MTLQIQNLGRRVGQQWIVRHLNLHVDNGECVALVGPSGCGKSTTLRLIAGLDPVSEGEIILDQANVTYASAAQRAVGMVFQSYALLPHLTVMANLELGLRVRGVRPAERLQRIQDMLDLVQLQQHADVLPAQLSGGQRQRVALARALLRDPDVYLLDEPMSNLDAQLREELRPELRRLVLNRQKPVIHVTHDQHEAMAIADRIAVLHSGRIQQVATPADLYHRPETLFIAKFIGRPQINCLSPKNGVVCAVRPEALFFSKEGLPCKLISREWLGSSQLVYLESPQGQLRLSCSTSVEIPETPFVSWNSSDEHHFDEESGSRLS; this is encoded by the coding sequence ATGACTCTTCAAATTCAAAATTTAGGACGTCGTGTTGGTCAACAATGGATTGTACGTCATCTCAATCTTCATGTTGATAATGGTGAATGTGTTGCCTTAGTTGGTCCATCTGGATGTGGTAAAAGCACAACCCTGCGCCTCATTGCTGGCCTTGATCCTGTTTCTGAAGGCGAGATCATTCTTGATCAAGCTAACGTTACATATGCTTCAGCTGCTCAGAGAGCTGTGGGAATGGTTTTTCAAAGTTATGCCTTGCTTCCACATTTGACTGTGATGGCAAACTTGGAACTAGGTCTTCGCGTACGAGGGGTCCGTCCTGCTGAACGGCTGCAACGGATTCAAGACATGCTTGATCTTGTTCAACTGCAACAGCATGCAGATGTGTTGCCCGCTCAGTTGTCTGGAGGTCAAAGGCAACGGGTGGCGCTAGCGAGAGCTTTGTTACGCGATCCAGATGTGTATCTGCTCGATGAGCCTATGAGCAATTTGGATGCTCAACTTCGCGAAGAGTTACGTCCAGAACTTCGTCGTCTAGTGCTTAACCGACAAAAACCAGTGATCCATGTCACGCATGATCAGCATGAAGCGATGGCCATTGCTGATCGTATTGCTGTTCTCCACTCTGGGCGCATTCAACAGGTTGCTACTCCTGCAGATCTTTATCATCGTCCTGAAACTTTGTTCATTGCCAAATTTATTGGTCGTCCTCAAATCAATTGTCTTTCGCCCAAAAATGGTGTTGTCTGTGCTGTGAGACCGGAGGCTCTTTTCTTTTCCAAGGAGGGGCTTCCTTGCAAATTAATTTCCCGTGAATGGCTCGGAAGTTCTCAGCTTGTCTACCTTGAATCTCCTCAAGGTCAGTTGAGATTATCCTGCTCAACGTCTGTTGAAATTCCTGAGACACCCTTCGTTTCTTGGAACTCTTCAGATGAGCATCATTTTGATGAAGAGAGCGGGTCTCGTCTTTCTTAG
- the ggpS gene encoding glucosylglycerol-phosphate synthase has translation MAVTKGQSPFILLYHRTPFDEGRDENGKRIWCDQKSPNGIIPTLRNLFRTRENGTWIAWRKVDNVEDSNDERISMSDPSPFTLCRIPLEENQISSFYHVTSKESFWPILHTFPTHFNVNNADWGIFEEVNLRFAKAACRQAAESATVWVHDYNLWLVPGYIRELRPDLKIAFFHHTPFPGNDVFAILPWREQILESLLSCDVVGFHIPRYTENFARAANCLLGAKKGAKQPVNPRFVSTGSALTEPSETPCLHYKGRKIQLLSSPVGTSPDVIQELAGRDDVQELADKIDDDTKKGRKLILSASRVDYTKGNEELLLAFERLLERRPDWHGKVVLMLACVAAASGMKIYEDTQRTIEETAGRINGRFSLIDWVPIRFSTRRIPYEEMVAWFTRSDICWITPLRDGLNLVAKEYAAARKDRGGVLVLSEFTGASVVLDGAILTNPYSHRQMDETIERALEMPKDEQIKRMSRMSSAVESFTVSDWVSEQMNALEGQKGI, from the coding sequence ATGGCGGTCACAAAGGGACAAAGTCCTTTCATTCTTCTGTACCATCGCACGCCATTTGATGAAGGAAGAGATGAAAATGGCAAGAGAATTTGGTGCGATCAGAAAAGTCCCAATGGGATTATTCCTACATTAAGGAATTTATTCCGCACAAGAGAAAATGGCACTTGGATCGCCTGGAGGAAGGTTGACAATGTTGAAGATTCGAATGATGAAAGAATTTCGATGTCGGATCCCAGCCCCTTTACGTTGTGCAGAATTCCCCTAGAAGAGAATCAGATATCAAGCTTTTATCACGTCACATCGAAAGAATCCTTTTGGCCAATTCTGCATACATTCCCAACCCATTTTAATGTCAACAATGCAGATTGGGGTATTTTCGAAGAAGTCAATCTGAGATTTGCTAAAGCTGCCTGTCGGCAGGCAGCTGAATCAGCCACTGTATGGGTTCATGACTACAATTTATGGCTTGTTCCTGGCTACATCAGAGAATTAAGGCCTGATTTAAAGATTGCTTTCTTCCATCATACGCCGTTCCCCGGTAATGATGTTTTTGCCATTTTGCCATGGCGTGAGCAAATCCTTGAAAGCCTACTAAGTTGTGATGTGGTGGGATTCCATATTCCCCGTTATACCGAAAACTTTGCCCGTGCGGCCAACTGCTTACTCGGTGCCAAGAAGGGAGCGAAGCAACCTGTCAATCCTCGATTCGTTTCAACTGGCTCCGCTTTAACAGAACCCTCGGAGACCCCTTGCTTACATTACAAGGGCCGTAAGATTCAGCTCTTGTCTTCTCCTGTTGGAACATCTCCGGATGTTATTCAGGAGCTTGCAGGTCGTGATGATGTTCAAGAATTGGCTGATAAAATTGATGACGACACCAAAAAAGGTAGAAAGCTCATTCTTTCTGCTAGCCGAGTTGACTACACCAAAGGCAATGAAGAGCTGTTGCTTGCGTTCGAACGTTTACTGGAACGGCGACCTGATTGGCATGGGAAGGTTGTGCTCATGCTCGCTTGTGTTGCCGCTGCAAGCGGCATGAAAATCTACGAAGATACCCAACGTACGATCGAAGAAACGGCAGGTCGCATCAATGGTCGATTTAGTTTGATTGATTGGGTTCCTATCCGGTTCTCCACAAGGCGCATACCCTATGAGGAAATGGTTGCATGGTTTACGCGTTCAGATATCTGTTGGATTACCCCCCTGCGTGATGGTTTAAATCTCGTCGCAAAGGAATATGCGGCAGCACGTAAGGATCGGGGCGGTGTCTTAGTTCTGTCAGAATTTACGGGTGCTTCTGTCGTTCTTGATGGAGCAATCTTGACCAATCCCTATTCCCATCGACAGATGGACGAGACGATTGAACGCGCTCTAGAAATGCCCAAAGATGAACAGATTAAACGTATGAGCAGAATGAGCAGTGCTGTCGAGAGTTTTACAGTGAGTGACTGGGTTAGTGAGCAAATGAATGCTCTTGAAGGTCAGAAAGGTATTTGA
- the htpG gene encoding molecular chaperone HtpG: MAVMDEQGQIQIHTENIFPIIKKAVYSGHEVFLRELVSNGVDAISKRRMAAMAGDCSEGDDGAIKIHIDREAKTLTISDNGIGMTADEVKRYINQVAFSSAEDFLEKYKQEDDAIIGHFGLGFYSSFMVAERVELLTKSAKPDQEAVRWSCDGSPNFNLTAAERSDAGTDVILHLMEEEMEYIEPARIKTLINTYCDFMSVPVQLEGETINKMVAPWRKSARELSDQDYIDLYNYLYPFQGDPLLWVHLNTDYPYNLQGILFFPKQTGRADWEKGEIKLYCNQVFVSDSIKEVVPRYLLPLRGAIDSPDIPLNVSRSALQTDRRVRSIGNFVAKKVSDRLRSLKKDDPQAYAEAWESLAPFVKIGAMEDDKFADQVEELVMFATSTSASSSEHCDPIKGNERNFTTLEGYRGRLPADEKIILYCTDEVSQSAALNLWTSQDREVLFADTIIDSQFIPWLESRHEELKFQRVDAELDSSLKEDTPELSDGDGETKSESLRKLIKDALDNDKVTIQVQALKSGSEGPAALILLPEQMRRMNDIGALMDQRLPGLPDYHVLLVNQKHPLVEGLLKLQSGGFIVGDAGQSPSEMLARDLAQHLYETAKLSVGGLDPKELANFQTKNLQLMSRLMERGF, encoded by the coding sequence ATGGCGGTGATGGACGAACAGGGTCAAATTCAGATCCACACCGAGAATATTTTCCCGATCATCAAAAAGGCGGTTTACTCCGGCCATGAGGTGTTTTTGCGCGAGCTTGTCAGCAACGGCGTTGATGCGATCAGCAAACGGCGAATGGCAGCAATGGCAGGGGATTGCAGCGAGGGGGATGATGGCGCGATAAAAATTCATATAGACCGTGAGGCCAAAACTTTGACCATTTCCGACAACGGAATTGGTATGACGGCAGATGAGGTGAAGCGCTATATCAACCAAGTTGCTTTTTCAAGCGCTGAAGATTTTCTAGAGAAATACAAGCAGGAAGATGATGCGATCATTGGTCATTTTGGCTTGGGTTTTTACTCGAGCTTTATGGTGGCAGAGCGGGTTGAACTGCTTACGAAGTCTGCAAAGCCTGACCAAGAAGCCGTGCGTTGGTCTTGCGACGGTTCTCCTAATTTTAATTTGACCGCAGCTGAACGATCCGACGCTGGAACAGATGTCATCCTCCATCTCATGGAGGAGGAAATGGAATATATAGAGCCAGCCAGAATAAAAACGCTGATTAATACGTACTGCGACTTTATGTCAGTACCAGTACAGCTTGAAGGAGAAACGATTAATAAAATGGTGGCACCTTGGCGTAAAAGTGCTCGGGAGCTTTCTGATCAAGATTATATTGACCTTTATAATTACCTTTATCCATTCCAGGGTGACCCCTTGCTGTGGGTTCATCTAAATACCGATTATCCATACAATCTGCAGGGCATTCTATTTTTCCCCAAGCAAACCGGTAGAGCTGACTGGGAGAAGGGAGAAATTAAGCTTTACTGCAATCAAGTGTTTGTTAGCGATTCCATCAAAGAGGTGGTTCCTCGTTACCTTCTTCCGCTAAGGGGTGCTATTGACTCTCCCGACATTCCTTTAAATGTGAGCAGAAGTGCTCTGCAGACCGATCGTCGCGTTCGTTCCATTGGTAATTTTGTTGCCAAGAAGGTTTCTGATCGACTGCGCAGCCTTAAAAAAGACGATCCGCAGGCCTATGCAGAAGCTTGGGAGTCATTAGCACCGTTTGTAAAAATTGGAGCGATGGAAGATGATAAGTTTGCTGATCAGGTAGAAGAACTGGTGATGTTCGCGACCAGTACCTCCGCTTCTTCAAGCGAACATTGCGACCCCATTAAAGGGAATGAACGCAACTTCACCACGCTTGAGGGTTATCGCGGAAGGCTGCCTGCCGATGAGAAAATCATTTTATATTGTACTGACGAAGTCTCACAATCAGCAGCATTGAACTTATGGACTTCGCAGGATCGTGAGGTTTTGTTCGCAGATACAATCATTGATAGTCAGTTTATTCCATGGCTTGAATCTCGGCATGAAGAATTAAAATTCCAGCGCGTTGACGCTGAGTTGGATTCATCCCTTAAAGAGGATACGCCAGAGTTGAGTGATGGAGATGGAGAAACGAAAAGTGAAAGCTTGAGGAAGTTGATCAAAGATGCCCTTGATAACGATAAAGTGACGATCCAGGTTCAAGCTCTTAAATCTGGGTCTGAAGGGCCTGCCGCTTTGATTTTGCTTCCTGAGCAGATGCGCCGCATGAACGACATTGGTGCGCTCATGGATCAGCGGTTACCGGGATTGCCCGACTATCACGTTCTGCTCGTCAATCAAAAACATCCCCTTGTTGAAGGCTTACTTAAACTTCAATCAGGCGGTTTCATTGTTGGCGATGCCGGCCAATCGCCTAGCGAAATGCTTGCCCGTGATCTGGCCCAACACTTGTACGAAACAGCCAAGCTGTCTGTAGGAGGACTGGATCCGAAAGAGCTTGCAAATTTCCAAACCAAAAATTTGCAGCTGATGTCCCGTCTGATGGAGAGAGGTTTCTAA
- the csaB gene encoding polysaccharide pyruvyl transferase CsaB, translating into MSGLAPSFSPRRILLCGYYGEHNLGDDALLEVLNKQLPESWQPLITAHDASAVQTLVPNATVVNRRSLKDVLKSIKHVQVVVLGGGSLLQDSTSFRSLLYYIVLIVVARAKRKPVLLWGQGLGPLKHPWSRFLVGVVLNGATSITWRDTASIQLAKRLGIKTTMSVAPDPVWTHHMNEHKGGGNIVLCWRPSQLLTDAGWSVLLQGVDYLSKSSDRSVTWLAFHANQDVNLLQTLTENGLIPNSLAAKSETVVAENIKHAEQIFSEASLVIAMRLHALILAIVNQCPTAGLSYDPKVEAAARTADVPWFDLSHLPSLEILLEQWQTCMETPPSKRRLQSIRTQSYEHEKILRSTLSRVEKEHKE; encoded by the coding sequence ATGTCTGGGCTGGCTCCGTCTTTTTCGCCTAGGCGCATTCTCCTCTGTGGCTATTACGGAGAACACAACCTTGGAGATGACGCCCTGCTTGAGGTGTTGAACAAGCAGTTGCCCGAGAGCTGGCAACCCTTGATTACAGCCCACGATGCATCGGCGGTTCAAACGCTTGTTCCGAATGCAACTGTCGTGAACAGGAGGTCATTAAAAGACGTCTTGAAGAGCATTAAACACGTCCAGGTGGTGGTGCTGGGAGGTGGAAGCCTGCTCCAAGACAGCACAAGTTTTCGAAGCCTTCTTTATTACATCGTTTTGATTGTGGTGGCACGAGCAAAACGCAAGCCCGTCTTGCTATGGGGGCAAGGTCTCGGACCGCTCAAGCATCCATGGAGCCGCTTTCTCGTGGGCGTTGTTCTCAATGGTGCTACCTCGATTACCTGGAGAGACACAGCATCCATACAACTGGCCAAGCGACTGGGAATCAAAACGACGATGTCAGTGGCTCCCGATCCGGTCTGGACCCATCACATGAATGAACACAAAGGGGGGGGGAATATTGTGCTGTGTTGGCGACCAAGCCAATTGTTAACAGACGCTGGATGGTCAGTCCTGCTGCAAGGCGTCGATTATTTGAGCAAAAGCAGCGATCGATCGGTCACATGGTTGGCCTTTCACGCCAATCAAGATGTCAACTTGCTGCAAACCCTGACAGAGAATGGCTTGATACCCAATAGCTTGGCGGCAAAATCAGAAACTGTTGTCGCAGAAAACATCAAGCATGCAGAACAAATATTTAGCGAGGCAAGTCTCGTCATTGCCATGCGATTGCATGCTCTAATTTTAGCAATTGTCAATCAATGCCCAACGGCAGGACTCAGCTATGACCCAAAAGTAGAAGCAGCAGCACGTACGGCTGATGTGCCTTGGTTTGATTTATCACACCTGCCAAGCCTAGAGATTCTGCTGGAACAATGGCAAACATGCATGGAAACTCCTCCGTCCAAGCGCCGTCTACAGAGCATCAGGACACAATCCTACGAACACGAAAAGATACTCAGGTCAACGTTAAGTCGAGTAGAAAAAGAACACAAAGAGTAA
- the rpmB gene encoding 50S ribosomal protein L28 encodes MSRVCQLTGTRANNGMAVSHSHIRTKKLQQANLQQRRLWWAEGKRWINLRITTRALKTIQKKGLGAYARSLGINLAKL; translated from the coding sequence ATGTCACGGGTGTGTCAGCTCACAGGTACTCGCGCCAACAACGGCATGGCTGTGAGCCACTCGCATATACGCACCAAAAAGCTGCAACAGGCAAACCTGCAGCAGCGTCGTCTCTGGTGGGCAGAGGGCAAGCGTTGGATCAACCTGCGTATCACCACCAGAGCTCTTAAGACCATCCAGAAAAAAGGTTTGGGCGCCTACGCCCGCTCCCTGGGAATCAACCTCGCAAAACTCTGA
- a CDS encoding carbohydrate ABC transporter permease encodes MNRRFLVGLLLFWSLGPLLWQVYTSLCSDQALTQPFASIDHRWTLVHYQNILTSNPPFWRYLVNSLIVGVSSTFLCLLLALPAAYALNRVPRKVSMLSRLALVGAALFPYVLLFLALLELARVLNLGNQLLALSLPYVALSQPLAILLLNSAFSDLPPELEDAAKLEGLSLFQRFRWILIPLISPATASTAILVFLFSWNEYPIALTWISDSNKLTLPVAMARIAGSSIYSVPYGAYAAATVLGSIPLVLLVLIFQKPIVSGLTSGAVKG; translated from the coding sequence ATGAACCGTCGTTTTCTTGTTGGACTGCTCTTGTTTTGGTCGTTAGGCCCCTTGCTCTGGCAGGTTTACACTTCCCTCTGTAGTGATCAAGCTCTTACGCAACCATTTGCTTCCATCGACCACCGCTGGACTCTTGTTCATTATCAGAATATTTTAACATCTAATCCACCGTTTTGGCGTTATCTCGTTAACAGTTTGATTGTGGGCGTATCTAGTACATTTCTTTGTTTACTGCTCGCTCTCCCTGCTGCCTATGCATTAAATCGGGTTCCAAGAAAGGTATCCATGTTGAGTCGATTGGCACTTGTTGGGGCTGCTCTGTTTCCTTACGTGCTGTTGTTCTTGGCCTTGCTTGAATTAGCGCGTGTTTTGAATCTGGGTAACCAGCTCCTAGCTTTAAGCCTCCCCTACGTTGCACTTTCTCAACCTCTTGCCATTCTTCTATTGAATAGTGCGTTCAGTGATCTGCCACCGGAATTAGAGGATGCGGCAAAGCTCGAAGGCCTTTCATTATTTCAAAGATTCCGTTGGATCTTGATCCCTTTGATTTCCCCTGCAACCGCGAGTACAGCCATTCTGGTGTTTCTTTTCTCTTGGAATGAGTATCCTATTGCTTTAACTTGGATTAGTGATTCTAATAAATTAACTTTGCCCGTTGCCATGGCTAGAATTGCAGGATCTTCCATTTATTCTGTTCCTTATGGTGCTTATGCAGCAGCAACTGTGCTCGGCTCCATCCCCTTGGTCCTACTTGTTCTGATCTTTCAAAAACCGATTGTTTCTGGTCTAACTAGCGGAGCTGTAAAAGGATGA
- a CDS encoding carbohydrate ABC transporter permease, with product MISFLLIPALLLLVVVFVGPLLRYAWLSFHADSVITGLIAIPNGGANWLRLLQDQRFWQDLGQTLRFSGVSVGLELVLALMIALLLDQRWRGRDVVRTLALIPWALPTTVMALGWRWIFNTPYGPVDHLTRIIGLGSLNILGDPRLTWMATVWADVWKTTPFAALILLAGLQTIPVDLYEAVRLEGGNASICLRRITLPLLRPYILLALLFRLAQAFGVFDLIQVLTGGGPASSTESVALYAYLNALRFLDFGYSATIIMASFILISLLCILAWIVLQILIPTHSKSQEVVES from the coding sequence ATGATCTCTTTTTTGTTAATTCCAGCACTTCTGCTGCTTGTTGTTGTCTTTGTTGGTCCCTTACTGCGTTATGCATGGCTTAGTTTTCATGCCGACTCTGTTATTACCGGGCTAATCGCGATCCCCAATGGTGGAGCGAATTGGCTGCGATTGCTACAAGATCAACGCTTTTGGCAGGATCTTGGGCAAACACTGCGTTTTTCCGGAGTGTCTGTAGGTCTTGAGCTCGTTCTTGCCCTCATGATTGCCCTCCTACTGGATCAGCGCTGGCGAGGACGAGATGTTGTGAGAACCCTTGCCCTGATTCCTTGGGCACTCCCAACCACTGTGATGGCACTTGGATGGCGCTGGATTTTTAATACTCCTTATGGACCGGTTGATCACTTAACTAGAATCATCGGATTGGGATCACTGAATATTCTCGGTGACCCAAGACTCACATGGATGGCAACCGTATGGGCTGATGTTTGGAAAACAACGCCCTTTGCTGCATTGATTTTGTTGGCTGGATTGCAGACGATTCCAGTGGACCTTTATGAAGCCGTGCGTCTCGAGGGCGGCAATGCGTCTATTTGCTTACGACGTATCACTCTTCCCTTGCTTCGTCCGTACATCCTTCTTGCCTTACTTTTTAGACTTGCACAAGCCTTTGGTGTGTTTGATCTGATCCAAGTTCTTACAGGAGGTGGACCTGCTAGTAGTACTGAAAGTGTTGCCTTATATGCTTATTTGAATGCCCTTAGGTTTTTAGACTTTGGCTATAGTGCAACGATTATAATGGCTAGTTTTATACTTATCAGTCTTCTTTGTATTCTCGCTTGGATTGTTTTGCAAATTCTTATTCCTACGCATTCAAAGTCACAGGAGGTCGTTGAGTCATGA
- a CDS encoding ABC transporter substrate-binding protein, with protein MNLNMFLRRVLVSLSVVLVCTAFIGLVQARSIESVSFLMAAPFADATQDLVKQFNKEHRGEIHLNVIRGPLETEAISDLAISSLLLGKAPFDGLLMDVTWLPKYAAAGWMEPLEGFFNQNDLDSLAIGAREGNSYDGHLYRWPMTSDMGLLYYRTDLMDKPPETPDELVLISQTLQKNNKIDWGYVWQGRQYEGLSCVYLEMIDGFGGDWLDPTDNQIGLDMKPGVQAAAWLQGLIDRGVSPEAVTNYAEPEALQSFKVGDAAFMRNWPYAWAELQKSDSAVKGNVGITTMVAMPGHATSTLGSWGLTVLKGSKHVNASIEAIRFLTTDAAQKQLYIQYGYTPTQQAVFDDPQLLTESPILEDFQKALKVVKPRPETPLYAQISDVLQRQLSSILTHEQTPKAGMDVATENTRQILISAGDQP; from the coding sequence ATGAATTTGAATATGTTCCTGCGCAGGGTTCTCGTTTCTCTCTCTGTTGTATTGGTTTGTACTGCCTTTATTGGGCTCGTCCAAGCAAGATCGATTGAATCAGTTTCTTTTTTGATGGCTGCTCCCTTCGCCGATGCGACTCAGGATTTGGTCAAGCAATTCAATAAGGAGCATCGCGGGGAAATTCATCTAAACGTTATTAGGGGCCCGTTAGAAACAGAAGCTATTTCAGATTTAGCTATTAGTAGTCTGCTTTTAGGCAAAGCACCTTTTGATGGCTTGCTTATGGATGTGACCTGGCTACCTAAGTATGCAGCAGCTGGCTGGATGGAACCTCTTGAGGGGTTTTTCAATCAAAATGATTTGGATTCATTAGCGATCGGTGCTCGCGAGGGAAACTCCTATGACGGTCATCTTTATCGCTGGCCTATGACCTCAGATATGGGATTGCTTTATTACAGAACGGATCTGATGGACAAACCACCAGAAACACCTGATGAATTGGTCTTAATCAGTCAAACTCTTCAGAAAAATAATAAAATTGATTGGGGTTATGTCTGGCAAGGCCGACAATATGAGGGGCTTAGTTGTGTATATTTGGAAATGATTGATGGCTTTGGTGGTGATTGGTTGGATCCTACTGACAATCAAATTGGCTTAGATATGAAACCAGGTGTACAAGCTGCAGCTTGGTTGCAAGGGCTTATTGATCGTGGCGTCAGCCCAGAGGCCGTTACCAATTATGCGGAACCTGAGGCTCTACAGAGTTTCAAAGTTGGTGATGCAGCTTTTATGCGGAATTGGCCCTACGCCTGGGCTGAGCTGCAAAAATCCGACAGCGCTGTGAAGGGCAATGTTGGCATCACAACGATGGTGGCCATGCCTGGCCATGCGACTTCAACCCTTGGGAGCTGGGGACTGACAGTTTTGAAGGGTTCTAAACATGTGAATGCTTCGATTGAAGCGATCCGTTTTCTAACGACTGATGCTGCTCAAAAGCAGCTGTATATCCAGTATGGATATACACCAACACAACAAGCTGTTTTTGATGATCCACAATTGCTAACCGAATCTCCAATACTCGAAGATTTTCAGAAGGCCTTGAAAGTTGTTAAGCCAAGACCGGAAACTCCTCTGTATGCTCAAATTAGTGATGTTTTGCAACGCCAACTCAGCAGTATTCTCACGCATGAACAGACACCCAAGGCAGGGATGGATGTGGCAACAGAGAACACCCGGCAAATCCTAATCTCAGCAGGTGATCAGCCATGA